In Candidatus Kaistella beijingensis, a genomic segment contains:
- a CDS encoding aminoglycoside phosphotransferase family protein yields MTMEKDQLFFEDFLHKTADEFFALPQSGSSRKNYVGRSSDKKYIITFNENLAENESFFYFSNIFSELNLNTPQIFKISDDRTLYVQEYLGGNTLSEIIENEGLYDRTELLVKQVLENLYELQNKTENKIDWSKSFEYEAYDEFPITSDLFYFKSFMVDVLEIPYHKGNLLKEFKTLTQILEHLEPKGLMIRDFQARNIMVNENDEVFSIDYQSAMNGPLMYDVVSFLFQAKANFPSGFKDDMLEYYYSLWKDEVKISQLKSSVKPIQLIRFMQVLGAYGFRGLIQRKPHFISSIDQGIENLYNFSESWEEMKHFPELKRVIKELKSDVMKTKINSLIINH; encoded by the coding sequence ATGACCATGGAAAAAGACCAACTTTTTTTTGAAGATTTTTTACATAAAACAGCCGATGAATTCTTTGCCTTACCACAAAGCGGTTCTTCAAGAAAGAATTATGTTGGTAGAAGTTCAGATAAAAAATACATCATTACTTTTAATGAAAATCTCGCCGAAAACGAAAGTTTCTTCTATTTTTCAAACATTTTTTCTGAGTTAAATTTAAATACGCCGCAGATTTTTAAGATTTCTGATGATCGAACATTGTATGTTCAGGAATATTTGGGTGGAAATACTTTATCGGAAATCATTGAAAATGAAGGACTTTACGATCGAACTGAACTTTTAGTGAAGCAGGTTTTGGAGAACCTTTACGAACTGCAAAACAAAACAGAAAATAAAATCGACTGGTCAAAATCTTTCGAATACGAAGCTTATGATGAATTCCCGATAACGAGCGACCTTTTTTATTTTAAAAGTTTTATGGTGGATGTTTTGGAAATCCCTTACCACAAAGGAAATTTGCTGAAAGAGTTCAAAACACTCACGCAAATATTAGAGCATCTTGAACCGAAGGGTTTGATGATTCGCGATTTTCAGGCGAGAAATATCATGGTGAATGAAAATGATGAGGTATTTTCTATCGATTATCAATCCGCGATGAACGGACCTTTGATGTATGATGTGGTTTCATTTCTGTTTCAGGCGAAAGCAAATTTCCCAAGCGGTTTTAAAGACGATATGTTGGAATACTATTACTCTTTGTGGAAAGATGAAGTGAAAATCTCTCAACTAAAGAGTTCGGTAAAGCCTATTCAGCTCATTCGTTTTATGCAGGTTTTGGGAGCTTACGGTTTTCGGGGACTAATTCAGAGAAAACCGCATTTCATTTCAAGTATTGATCAGGGAATTGAAAACCTCTATAATTTTTCAGAGTCTTGGGAAGAAATGAAACATTTCCCTGAACTCAAAAGAGTGATTAAAGAACTGAAATCGGATGTAATGAAAACTAAAATTAATTCTTTGATTATTAACCATTAA
- a CDS encoding RapZ C-terminal domain-containing protein, whose amino-acid sequence MSLTVEIHSFSYKKGGIPKDDSGNGGGFTFDCRGILNPGRIDEYKQQTGCDIGVQEYLEENTVMPKFLDLIKNLVSINIDNYLARDFEHLQINFGCTGGQHRSVYSAEKMAQFIREKYPQVTVKLNHDEQPQLNYK is encoded by the coding sequence ATGAGTTTAACAGTAGAAATACACAGTTTTTCCTATAAAAAAGGAGGAATCCCAAAAGACGATTCCGGAAATGGCGGCGGATTTACTTTCGATTGCCGCGGAATTCTAAACCCAGGAAGAATCGATGAATACAAACAACAAACCGGTTGCGATATCGGTGTTCAAGAATATTTGGAAGAAAACACGGTAATGCCCAAATTTTTGGATCTGATAAAAAATCTTGTTTCCATCAACATTGATAATTACTTGGCGCGTGATTTCGAGCATCTGCAAATCAATTTCGGTTGTACGGGTGGTCAACACCGTTCTGTTTATTCAGCCGAAAAAATGGCGCAGTTTATCAGAGAAAAATATCCACAAGTTACCGTGAAATTAAATCACGACGAGCAACCACAACTTAATTATAAGTAA
- a CDS encoding nucleotidyltransferase family protein: protein MKALIFAAGKGTRLKPFTDHHPKALALVNGIPLLERNIKYLQSFGINDFVINVFHFGEQIVEFLKKNDNFGAKIDISDEHDELLETGGGLMFARRFLDFGEDFLIMNADILTNLDLNYFVKFHQEKKDFATLAVSDRKSSRKLLFNPEMILKGWLNVQTGEQRLAEFNKGFKPLAFSGIHCVNPEIFNKIKRTGKFSIMEEYLDLMSLERIHGYEHSADLIDVGKPDSIAEAEKIFK, encoded by the coding sequence ATGAAGGCATTAATTTTTGCGGCAGGAAAAGGAACCCGGCTAAAACCATTTACCGATCATCATCCTAAAGCCCTGGCTTTGGTGAACGGAATTCCTTTATTGGAAAGAAACATCAAATATTTGCAGAGTTTCGGCATTAATGATTTCGTGATTAATGTGTTTCATTTTGGGGAACAGATTGTGGAGTTTTTGAAGAAGAACGACAATTTCGGGGCAAAGATTGACATTTCTGATGAGCATGATGAACTTCTGGAAACAGGAGGCGGCTTGATGTTTGCAAGAAGGTTTCTGGACTTCGGCGAGGATTTCCTGATTATGAATGCAGATATCTTGACCAATTTGGACCTCAATTATTTTGTAAAATTTCATCAGGAAAAGAAAGATTTTGCTACTTTAGCAGTATCCGACAGAAAAAGCTCGAGAAAATTGCTGTTCAATCCGGAAATGATTTTGAAAGGTTGGCTGAATGTACAAACTGGCGAACAGCGACTTGCAGAATTCAACAAAGGATTTAAACCATTGGCTTTCAGTGGAATTCATTGTGTGAATCCCGAAATCTTTAATAAGATTAAAAGAACCGGAAAATTCTCCATCATGGAAGAATACCTCGATTTGATGAGCTTGGAACGAATTCACGGATATGAACATTCTGCTGATTTGATTGATGTAGGCAAGCCCGATTCGATTGCAGAAGCCGAAAAAATTTTTAAGTAA
- a CDS encoding carboxypeptidase-like regulatory domain-containing protein, translating into MIKKLSLISLFTLLPASFYFAQTTVFAYLKDADGKPVESAEVDLKGSGNDVKADKIGYFQFVDLKSGHYQIVITKPSYETKVMEFDVKDEKRKDLGVITLYSSLSGADQGLTIIENSGEEENTSQSTTVGLLQSSQDVFSRIAAFDLGAYWFRPRGIDGRSGETMMNGVTMVKSDNGNVDFGNWGGLNEITRYPEVAANHAPSEYAFGGASSVVYKNTNASEYRKGFQATYSLTNRNYRNRASLRYTSGMSKNGWAFTAMGARRWAQEGINEGTFYDAYGAYLGIEKKFSDSHTMTLNAFAAPYRRSTSSPSTQEVYNYQGVHYNSYWGWQDGKKRSERVRAGFQPIIQLQDFWKINKKSSLATAISYQFGKDKSARLDWQNVPNPSPTYYRNLPSYYDSLDPNASVWPDPNNPNSPVPTTAQEAYKAAMEGWQNGDPLFTQINWDALYRRNVNQPAQTYYGFTGKRALYYQVNDVSDDKIFNAATHYVYNFTDTTKFLLNLSYQNYNSELYREVKDLLGADFVLNRDPFAATNNPGKSGLYDEGEADVTKRVGDKLGYNYIFRRQEAKVNPGLKFQSGRFDVFVSALAGYSTSSREGLMRHYLYQDSFGDSGNYNFWDFGLKGQAVYKIDGRNFLVYNGAYFSQAPFLEDLFINPRVNAATSPNIKNTVINANDLSYIMNTPFIKMRLTGYLVDTQNDTNLQRFFADGISLVKQGQDGETSNVQSAFVTEIMSNVEKRNMGAELGIDVKVTPTLSLQGLASYGDFTFRNDPQVYFASDATGTFSNGKSYADFGKAYLKGYKQGGTPQQGYSLGFRYNSPKYWWFGANWNYLDDNYLNPSALMRTESFVQNPVSGTPYSGVTEERLRELLAPTRLPSAFFINANVGKSWRFGSYYVLLTASVNNILDNTKYITGGFEQVRNVKFDTFSQEKDREYPLFGPKYWYTQGRSYFVNLQVRF; encoded by the coding sequence ATGATTAAAAAGCTATCTTTAATCTCTTTATTTACGCTGCTTCCCGCTTCTTTTTACTTTGCACAAACTACCGTTTTTGCATATTTAAAAGATGCCGACGGAAAGCCGGTGGAAAGTGCGGAGGTTGATTTGAAAGGTTCTGGTAATGATGTGAAAGCAGATAAAATTGGATATTTCCAGTTTGTTGATCTGAAGTCTGGCCATTATCAAATTGTAATTACCAAACCGAGTTACGAAACCAAAGTAATGGAGTTTGACGTAAAAGACGAAAAAAGAAAAGATTTGGGTGTAATTACCCTTTATTCTTCACTTTCGGGAGCTGATCAGGGTCTTACCATTATTGAGAATAGTGGCGAGGAAGAAAACACCAGCCAAAGTACAACCGTAGGTTTATTGCAGTCTTCACAGGACGTTTTCAGCAGAATTGCTGCTTTTGATTTAGGCGCATACTGGTTCAGACCAAGAGGAATTGATGGCAGATCTGGTGAAACAATGATGAACGGAGTAACGATGGTGAAATCGGACAACGGAAATGTTGATTTCGGAAATTGGGGTGGACTCAATGAGATTACTAGATATCCGGAAGTTGCCGCAAATCACGCTCCTTCAGAATACGCTTTCGGTGGTGCAAGTTCCGTTGTTTATAAAAACACCAATGCGAGCGAATATCGTAAAGGTTTCCAGGCTACTTACTCTTTAACCAACAGAAATTACAGAAACAGAGCCTCTTTACGCTACACTTCCGGAATGAGCAAAAACGGATGGGCTTTCACAGCAATGGGAGCCAGAAGATGGGCACAAGAAGGTATTAATGAAGGAACTTTTTATGATGCTTACGGAGCATACTTAGGAATTGAGAAAAAATTCAGTGATTCTCATACGATGACACTAAATGCTTTTGCAGCACCATACAGAAGATCAACTTCAAGCCCAAGTACACAAGAAGTTTATAATTATCAAGGGGTTCACTACAATTCTTATTGGGGATGGCAAGATGGAAAGAAAAGAAGCGAGAGGGTTCGCGCAGGCTTCCAACCGATTATCCAATTGCAGGATTTCTGGAAGATCAACAAAAAATCAAGTTTGGCAACAGCGATTTCTTACCAGTTCGGAAAAGATAAAAGTGCGCGTTTAGATTGGCAAAATGTACCTAATCCGTCGCCAACTTATTATAGAAACCTTCCAAGTTATTACGATTCATTAGATCCAAATGCTTCTGTTTGGCCAGACCCGAACAATCCGAACTCTCCGGTGCCTACAACCGCTCAAGAGGCTTATAAAGCAGCGATGGAAGGTTGGCAAAATGGCGATCCTTTGTTTACGCAAATTAATTGGGATGCGCTCTACAGAAGAAATGTGAATCAGCCTGCACAAACCTATTATGGTTTTACAGGGAAAAGAGCATTATATTATCAGGTAAACGATGTGAGTGATGATAAGATTTTCAACGCTGCAACGCATTACGTTTATAACTTTACAGATACCACTAAATTTTTATTAAATCTATCTTACCAAAACTATAATTCAGAACTTTACCGAGAAGTGAAGGATTTATTGGGAGCTGATTTTGTTTTGAACCGCGATCCTTTCGCTGCAACAAATAATCCGGGAAAATCCGGCTTATATGATGAAGGTGAAGCTGATGTTACCAAAAGAGTTGGTGATAAATTGGGATACAATTACATTTTCAGAAGACAGGAAGCCAAGGTAAATCCTGGACTTAAATTTCAATCCGGTAGATTTGATGTTTTTGTTTCGGCTTTGGCAGGATATTCAACATCGTCAAGAGAAGGTTTAATGCGCCATTACCTTTACCAAGACTCATTTGGAGATAGTGGGAATTATAATTTCTGGGATTTCGGTTTGAAAGGACAGGCTGTTTACAAAATAGATGGTAGAAATTTCCTAGTTTATAATGGAGCCTATTTTTCGCAGGCACCGTTCCTAGAAGATTTATTCATAAACCCGAGAGTAAACGCTGCAACTTCTCCAAACATTAAAAATACCGTAATCAACGCAAATGATTTGAGTTACATTATGAATACTCCTTTCATTAAAATGCGTTTAACCGGTTATTTGGTTGATACACAAAACGATACCAACCTTCAGAGATTTTTTGCAGATGGAATTTCTTTAGTAAAACAAGGTCAGGACGGTGAAACTTCGAATGTACAAAGTGCTTTCGTAACTGAAATCATGTCTAACGTTGAAAAACGAAACATGGGCGCCGAACTTGGCATTGATGTTAAAGTAACCCCTACACTATCTTTACAAGGTTTAGCGAGTTATGGTGATTTTACTTTTAGAAATGATCCTCAAGTGTATTTTGCTTCCGATGCAACGGGAACTTTCAGCAACGGTAAATCTTACGCTGATTTTGGAAAAGCATACTTAAAAGGTTACAAACAAGGTGGAACTCCGCAACAAGGTTACTCTTTAGGATTCCGTTACAATTCACCAAAATACTGGTGGTTTGGTGCAAACTGGAATTACTTAGATGATAATTACCTGAATCCTTCTGCACTTATGAGAACTGAATCTTTTGTACAGAATCCAGTTTCTGGGACACCATATTCCGGAGTGACCGAAGAAAGATTACGCGAGCTTCTCGCACCCACAAGACTTCCTTCTGCCTTTTTCATCAATGCAAACGTTGGTAAATCTTGGAGATTTGGAAGTTATTACGTGCTGCTTACTGCTTCAGTTAATAATATTCTCGACAATACAAAGTACATCACTGGTGGTTTTGAACAGGTGAGAAACGTGAAGTTTGATACCTTCTCCCAAGAAAAAGATCGTGAATATCCTTTATTCGGACCAAAATATTGGTACACGCAGGGAAGATCATATTTTGTTAACTTACAAGTTAGATTCTAA
- the xrtF gene encoding exosortase family protein XrtF, whose amino-acid sequence MFNDFKPVLKILLRFIIIYLVLLVGYQFYLNKFKNAGLDPISEWVAEQTAFCQRNLGFATKLVEGKPQDETTFFLVNGEYVSRMVEGCNAISVIILFLAFVFAFYKGFQTFFFAGAGILFLHIMNVLRIAGLNIILRVHPEYGKIFHDYFFPAIIYGSVVLLWLVWIKYFALKAPEHENS is encoded by the coding sequence ATGTTCAACGATTTCAAGCCGGTTCTGAAAATTTTATTGCGGTTCATTATCATTTATTTGGTTTTGCTAGTAGGTTATCAGTTTTATCTGAACAAATTCAAGAATGCAGGTCTGGATCCGATTTCAGAATGGGTTGCTGAACAAACCGCATTTTGCCAAAGAAATCTGGGCTTCGCTACCAAACTTGTTGAAGGAAAACCGCAAGACGAAACCACCTTTTTCCTTGTCAATGGAGAATATGTTTCCCGGATGGTTGAAGGTTGCAACGCTATTTCAGTGATAATTTTATTTCTGGCGTTCGTTTTTGCCTTTTATAAAGGTTTCCAGACTTTTTTTTTTGCTGGAGCAGGAATTTTGTTCCTTCACATCATGAATGTCCTGCGAATTGCGGGATTAAATATTATATTGAGAGTACATCCTGAATACGGGAAAATATTTCACGACTATTTTTTTCCTGCAATCATCTATGGAAGCGTCGTTTTGCTGTGGCTGGTTTGGATTAAGTATTTTGCACTAAAAGCACCGGAACATGAAAATTCTTAA
- a CDS encoding cation diffusion facilitator family transporter, which produces MSETQNTSKTNFAFQRNVAIVGILLFVGKLIAWHLTNSDAVFSDAMESIVNIIAAFMGLYSLYLAAKPKDLDHPYGHGKVEFVTSGIEGALIIFAGVIIIVQSVDSLLHGNVPKKLDWGILIVALTAAINYLMGHISVKKGIKQNSLVLQSSGKHLQSDTFTTLGVVISLVLIYFTKIYWIDAAVALIFGGYIMFVGYKIIRKALSGIMDEADLEMLSRLAKFLNENRKPEWIDIHNMRIQQHGSGLHIDAHLTLPWYFELRKAHEEMEKAYKLIGENTDRSVEFNFHLDDCKTFSCEICQLSECPVRQKPFVKKIEWNEKNISQVQKHSLEATSTKN; this is translated from the coding sequence TTTTGCCTTTCAAAGAAATGTGGCAATCGTGGGAATCCTACTTTTTGTCGGAAAATTAATTGCGTGGCATTTGACCAATTCCGATGCGGTTTTTTCCGATGCAATGGAAAGCATTGTGAACATTATCGCCGCTTTCATGGGACTGTATTCGCTTTATCTTGCCGCGAAACCAAAAGATCTGGATCATCCTTACGGACACGGAAAAGTAGAATTTGTGACTTCCGGAATTGAAGGTGCGCTGATTATTTTTGCCGGGGTCATCATCATTGTGCAATCCGTAGATTCTTTGCTTCACGGGAATGTTCCAAAAAAACTCGATTGGGGAATTTTGATTGTGGCTTTAACGGCGGCAATCAATTATCTGATGGGACACATTTCTGTTAAAAAAGGAATTAAGCAAAACTCGCTCGTTCTTCAAAGCTCAGGCAAACATCTTCAAAGCGACACGTTTACCACTTTGGGCGTTGTCATCAGTTTGGTTTTGATTTATTTCACTAAAATTTATTGGATTGACGCTGCTGTTGCTCTGATTTTTGGTGGTTACATCATGTTTGTCGGTTATAAAATCATCCGAAAAGCTTTAAGTGGAATTATGGATGAGGCAGATTTAGAGATGCTTTCACGCCTCGCAAAATTTCTAAACGAGAACAGAAAACCGGAGTGGATCGACATTCACAACATGCGCATTCAACAACATGGAAGCGGGCTTCACATTGACGCACACTTAACTTTACCATGGTATTTTGAGCTTCGAAAAGCGCACGAGGAAATGGAAAAAGCCTATAAGTTGATTGGCGAAAATACTGATCGAAGCGTAGAATTCAACTTCCATTTGGATGACTGCAAAACTTTTTCGTGCGAGATTTGCCAACTTTCAGAGTGTCCGGTTCGCCAAAAACCTTTCGTTAAAAAAATTGAATGGAACGAGAAGAATATTTCACAAGTGCAGAAACATTCTTTAGAAGCGACTTCTACAAAGAATTAA
- a CDS encoding LOG family protein, translated as MGKIKRGKGTTKAVTGDLLEIDQKVQSSFKEKTWDETITKDSWMVFKIMAEFVDGYERLARIGPCVSIFGSARLKEQDKYYQVAVDIAEKITEIGFGVITGGGPGIMEAGNKGARKGGGKSIGLNIELPFEQHFNPYIDKGYSMDFDYFFVRKVMFIKYSQGFIVMPGGFGTLDELSEAITLIQTNKIGRFPIVLVGSKFWSGLLDWFKDTLLENGMISEEDLNLYRVVDTAEDAVAHIKAFYDKYTVNVNF; from the coding sequence ATGGGAAAAATAAAACGCGGAAAAGGCACCACAAAAGCCGTCACCGGTGATTTACTAGAAATCGACCAAAAAGTTCAGAGTTCCTTTAAAGAAAAAACTTGGGACGAAACCATTACCAAAGACAGCTGGATGGTTTTCAAAATTATGGCGGAGTTTGTGGATGGGTATGAAAGATTGGCGAGAATTGGTCCATGTGTTTCTATTTTCGGTTCCGCAAGGTTGAAGGAGCAGGATAAATATTATCAAGTTGCTGTAGATATTGCGGAGAAAATTACTGAAATCGGTTTTGGCGTCATCACAGGAGGCGGTCCCGGAATTATGGAGGCAGGAAATAAAGGTGCCAGAAAAGGCGGTGGAAAATCCATCGGTTTGAATATAGAACTGCCTTTCGAGCAGCATTTTAATCCGTATATCGACAAAGGTTATTCCATGGATTTTGATTATTTTTTTGTGAGGAAAGTGATGTTCATCAAATATTCTCAGGGATTTATTGTAATGCCGGGAGGATTTGGGACTTTGGATGAACTTTCGGAAGCAATTACCTTAATTCAAACCAATAAAATCGGTAGATTTCCAATTGTTTTGGTAGGTTCAAAATTTTGGAGCGGACTTTTAGATTGGTTTAAAGATACTCTTCTAGAAAACGGAATGATTTCCGAGGAGGATTTGAATCTCTATCGAGTAGTTGATACCGCTGAAGACGCCGTTGCACACATTAAGGCATTTTACGATAAATACACCGTGAACGTAAACTTTTAA
- a CDS encoding DUF6702 family protein, with amino-acid sequence MKKFLHILGVFALMAIMSFGVADFYSSMTKVDYVEGSKTLKFTTKMNTSHISDAIKINPNTAGFEAEVKKYVNSNFDLYVNGNAKVLTFTGSQVNGESVWVYFEAGGVTDISTLKIKNTILLGAFPKQFNLVNIAYKGNQKTMNFQRGKEVNEVSF; translated from the coding sequence ATGAAAAAGTTTTTACATATTTTAGGAGTTTTTGCGTTGATGGCGATAATGAGTTTCGGAGTTGCAGATTTTTATTCATCAATGACAAAAGTAGATTATGTGGAAGGGAGCAAAACGCTTAAGTTTACAACCAAAATGAACACGTCTCACATTTCTGACGCTATAAAAATTAACCCCAATACGGCAGGATTTGAAGCAGAAGTAAAGAAATACGTTAATAGTAATTTCGATTTATACGTAAACGGAAACGCCAAAGTACTCACTTTCACAGGAAGCCAGGTAAACGGTGAATCGGTTTGGGTTTATTTTGAAGCAGGTGGTGTCACCGACATCAGTACTTTAAAAATCAAGAACACGATTTTACTGGGAGCTTTTCCGAAGCAGTTTAATCTAGTAAACATCGCTTATAAAGGGAATCAAAAAACAATGAATTTCCAGCGAGGAAAAGAAGTTAATGAGGTAAGTTTTTAG
- a CDS encoding exosortase F system-associated membrane protein, which produces MKILNWLLVILGILGLIGVRMIEDKVFYDPFLNYFHEANKNAYFPHFEWGKLILHHLFRFLLNLFFSALVVHFIFKNKRWTFQAVILMVIVFVITFPIYLYCIHTKFEIGYLFSFYMRRFVIQPLILLLIIPMFYYRKHINSL; this is translated from the coding sequence ATGAAAATTCTTAACTGGTTACTTGTAATTCTAGGAATTTTAGGGTTAATCGGAGTCCGGATGATAGAAGACAAAGTTTTTTACGATCCGTTTCTCAACTATTTTCATGAAGCCAACAAAAATGCATATTTTCCGCATTTTGAATGGGGTAAATTGATTCTCCATCATCTTTTCAGATTTCTATTGAACTTGTTTTTTTCAGCTTTAGTCGTGCATTTTATCTTTAAGAACAAACGGTGGACTTTTCAGGCGGTGATTTTAATGGTGATCGTTTTTGTGATTACTTTCCCGATTTATCTTTACTGTATTCACACCAAATTTGAAATTGGTTACCTGTTCTCTTTCTATATGAGAAGATTTGTGATTCAGCCCCTGATTTTGTTGTTGATTATTCCGATGTTTTATTACCGAAAACATATTAATTCTTTGTAG
- a CDS encoding DUF5689 domain-containing protein: MDIRKYLKSAFVIALSAITLSSCVDKDEWETPPINCTNKFDAPTISMADFVAKTPASGYILIPSGANDPVVIFDAYVVSSDENGNFYKTISFQDKPENPTVGLQMEVDRASNYADFPVGSHIRIRANGLRLGLDRGVKKIGSVDPTYAIGRIPASLFPRYISGVCNGSKMDVVTIKPTALADLNTAAQDKYINTLVTVPNVQFNISEIYPVNKSYIDYVAGAGVDTDRKIEDAFGGATVLRSSGFSTYGASLLPKGAGALTFVVSKYNTNFQMIIRSLDDVKIPPTGTRFDPTPPKGGSAVTFLDTFTENFESYTTTNQEDFPKYINDPILGNRYWQLKTFSGNKYIQLSANAGTGPFETFFIVPVKFVPGKKLSFNVNVGFYNGDALKVYTSTNYTPLGDATSATLTDITSNFTVPKTPTNGYGTLAPAGTYQFPANLSGDGFVMFKYVGNGSGITTTIQLDNIAVQ, translated from the coding sequence ATGGATATCAGAAAATATTTAAAATCAGCTTTTGTTATTGCGCTATCCGCAATTACTTTAAGCTCTTGTGTTGATAAAGACGAGTGGGAAACTCCGCCGATTAATTGCACCAATAAATTTGATGCTCCTACGATTTCAATGGCAGATTTCGTGGCAAAAACTCCTGCATCTGGATATATCTTAATTCCTAGCGGCGCAAATGATCCAGTTGTAATATTTGATGCTTACGTAGTCTCTTCAGATGAAAATGGTAATTTCTACAAAACAATTTCTTTCCAGGATAAACCTGAAAATCCAACGGTTGGATTACAAATGGAAGTTGACAGAGCAAGTAACTATGCTGATTTCCCTGTAGGAAGCCACATTAGAATCCGTGCAAACGGTCTTCGTTTAGGATTGGACAGAGGTGTTAAAAAAATTGGTTCTGTAGACCCAACTTACGCGATCGGTAGAATTCCTGCCTCATTGTTCCCAAGATATATTTCAGGGGTTTGCAACGGTAGTAAAATGGATGTCGTAACGATTAAACCAACAGCTTTGGCTGATTTGAATACCGCAGCTCAAGATAAATACATCAACACGTTGGTTACCGTGCCAAATGTTCAGTTTAATATCTCAGAAATTTATCCGGTGAACAAATCGTACATCGATTATGTTGCAGGAGCAGGTGTTGATACAGACCGCAAAATTGAAGATGCTTTTGGTGGCGCAACAGTACTTAGAAGTTCTGGATTCTCGACTTACGGTGCATCACTTTTACCTAAAGGAGCAGGCGCTTTAACTTTTGTAGTAAGCAAATACAACACGAACTTCCAAATGATTATCAGAAGTTTGGATGATGTGAAAATACCTCCAACAGGAACAAGATTTGATCCAACTCCACCAAAAGGAGGTTCTGCAGTAACATTTTTAGATACTTTCACAGAAAATTTCGAAAGTTATACCACGACGAACCAAGAAGATTTCCCTAAATATATTAACGATCCTATTTTGGGTAACAGATATTGGCAGTTGAAGACGTTCTCTGGAAATAAGTATATTCAATTGTCTGCAAACGCTGGGACAGGTCCTTTTGAAACATTCTTTATTGTTCCGGTGAAATTCGTGCCAGGAAAAAAATTGAGCTTCAACGTAAATGTTGGGTTTTACAACGGTGATGCTTTAAAAGTTTATACCTCCACCAACTACACTCCACTTGGGGATGCAACTTCTGCAACATTAACGGATATTACCTCTAACTTTACCGTTCCTAAAACCCCGACCAACGGTTATGGTACATTGGCGCCGGCTGGAACTTACCAGTTCCCTGCAAATCTTTCAGGAGACGGTTTCGTAATGTTTAAATATGTTGGAAATGGATCCGGAATTACGACAACAATTCAGTTGGATAATATTGCAGTTCAGTAA